AGACCAAGAGCCGTGTCACCGTCTATTATCTCATGGCTGAAAGCACCAAGACTTTGGGGAAGCTGGTGTAATCTCTGTATCCAAGAATTTTTAAGAGGGCAGGCCGAAAGCCTGCCCTTTTTATTGGGCCGGAATCGTTTAAAAGCCACCGCCATGCAGCAATATCTTGATCTGATGCGCCATGTGCGCGCGCACGGCGCGGTGAAAACCGACCGCACGGGAACCGGCACGCTTTCTGTCTTCGGCCATCAAATGCGCTTTGACCTGGCGCAGGGTTTTCCGCTGGTCACCACCAAGAAGCTCCATCTGCGCTCGATCATCTATGAGCTGCTGTGGTTCATCCGTGGCGAGACCAACATCAAATATCTGCACGACAACAAAGTGACCATCTGGGATGAGTGGGCCGACAAGAACGGCGATCTCGGCCCTGTCTATGGCGCACAGTGGCGCTCATGGCCGGCGCGCGATGGTTCGACGATTGATCAACTCGCCAATGTGATCCAGATGATCAAGACCAAGCCGGATTCACGCCGGTTGATGGTCACCGCATGGAACCCGTCTGACGTAGACAAGATGGCGCTGCCGCCGTGCCACTGCCTGTTCCAGTTCTATGTGGCGGATGGCAAATTGTCGTGCCAGCTGTACCAGCGCTCGGCTGATATCTTCCTCGGTGTTCCCTTCAACATTGCGTCCTATGCACTGCTGACCCATATGGTGGCGCATGTGACCGGGCTGAAGGCTGGAGATTTCGTGCACACATTGGGAGACGCGCATATTTACTCCAACCATATGGAGCAGGCTGAATTGCAGTTGTCGCGTGATCCGCGGCCCTTGCCCAAGCTGGTGATCAAGCGCCAGGTGGAGCGGATCGAAGATTTCCAGTTCGATGATTTCGCCTTCCTGGATTATACGCCGCATGCCGCCATTGCCGCCGAGGTTGCAGTTTGAGCATGCTGGGTGAGGATTTTACCAAGGCCCGTTCAAGCTGGCTTTATCCGCGCGAACCGCAGCAGAATTTCTGGCGGGCCTTGCTGATCGGCGTTGGCGTGTTTGTGGCCTACCAACTCCTGCAAGGTGTGTTGGCACTGGCGATCTATCTGGTGGCTTTTCACGGCGGCTTGGGTGAGCTTTCGGGCATGGTGGGATCTGGCAATTCCACCACCACATCACCGACGCAGGCGTTGATGTACAAGTCCGGGCTTCTCAGCATTTTCCCGAGCGGCGTGATTGTTGCGGCACTGGTGCTTTATCTTTCGCAATTCGGGTTGCCTGGGCGGATGGGCAAGCTTCCGGTGGAATGGCCGAAGATCAATTTCCTCGGCTGGGCGCTAATCGTGGTCGGCTTCATCCTGGTCATGCTGTTTGCTGCCTCGGGCGTGTTTCAAGCATTGGGGCTTGATCCCAGCGCTTATGAAGTCAGCAGCAAAGGCCTCTCCGACACCGCCAGCAAAGCAGGCATCATCGAGAAGACGCTGGCGGACATGGCGAACGACCCGCTGCTACTGGGGTTCGGCGCGCTGAGTGCCATTATCGGCGCACCACTCGCCGAGGAATTCCTGTTTCGCGGCCTGCTGTTCGCGGGCATTGCCAAGACGCGGGCGGGCTGGCCGGGCGCTGTGCTCATCTCGGCGGGAACCTGGGCTGTGGCACATGCCTTCGGTGCGCCCTGGATTTTCGTCGGCGTGATTTTCGGCATGGGGCTCATTCTGGGCCTGCTGATGCTGCGCTTTGGTTCGCTCTGGGTCACCATTGCCTGTCACACGGCGTGGAATGTTCTGGTCACTCTGCCGATGTTTTCGCTGGGCTCGCATACGTGATCAGTGTGCGGTTGGCACAGAAAGGCGATGGCCAGATCATCCTGGACATGACGCGGGTGCTGGCGCTGCATCATGGCTGGCCAGAACGGGTGACCGCCACCGCTGAAGATTTCGAGCGGCATTTGTTTGGCGACAACCCGATTATCAATGCGCTCATCGCAATGGTTGATGGCCAGCCAGCGGGGGCTGCGATCTGGCACCGCAGCTTTTCCACCAATCGCGGTGCCGAGATTGCCTATCTGGAAGACCTGACGGTGCTGCCGGATTTTCGCAAGCGCGGTGTGGGCAAAGCGCTAATGCAAGCTGTTGCGCGGGCGGTAAGCGAGCGCGGCATTCCTGCCATCTGGTGGCAGGCCGAAGGCTGGAACGAGAATGCCCTGAAATTCTATGAAGGGCTGGGCGCTGAGGGCCATGGCAATGTGGTGGTCTGGAGCCTCAAGGGCGACGAGCTACAGAAGCTGGGCGGTGAGGCATGAGTGGCATCATCGCACTTGTTTACGCGGTTTCGCGCAATGGGGTGATCGGGCTTGATGGCGGCCTGCCGTGGCGCCTGCCGTCTGACCTCAAGCATTTCAAAGCCGTCACCTTGGGAAAGCCGGTGATCATGGGCCGCAAGACCTGGGACAGTTTGCCGAAAAAGCCGTTGCCGGGGCGGGCGAATATCGTGATCACCAGGGCGCGCGGCTGGCAGGCCGAGGGCGCTTTGGTGGCGCATGACGCGGATCAGGCCGTGGCGCTCGCGGGCGATGCGCCCGAGATCTGCGTGATCGGCGGCGCTGAGATTTTCAAAGTTTTCCTGCCTCTGGCAAACCGGATCTACCTCACGCGCGTATTTGATGATGTGGCGGGTGACACATTCATGCCTGAAATTGACGGCAAGCATTGGGTGGAGCTGGAAACCAGGCGTTTTGAAAAAGGCCCGAATGACTCGGCCGCATTTGAAACCGTAACCTATGAGCGGCGCACTTGAAATTTGCAGTCGGCTGGTTTGGTTCTCGTGATAGAAGTTGGATGTACTTTTTGGTTTGGAGATCAGCAATGCGGATGAGAACAATGGCAATGGTATCGCTTGCAGCGCTGATGCTGGCGGCAGTTCCCATGAGCTTCACACCCGCGCGCGCCCAGAGTGCGACAACCGTGCAGATGCTGCCTGATGTTGCCGATCTGGTAGACAAGCTGCTGCCCAGCGTTGTTGAAATTTCTGTGCAGTCGAAAGACCCGGACAAGGCGGGCGGCGAAGCGGCACCTGACAATAACCCATTCAAGGATTTCTTCGATGAATTCCTGAAGCGCAAGAAGGGTGCACCTGATCAGGGCCAGAGTGACAAGGATGCCAAGCCCGATGACCAGGGCAAAGCGCCGGATGGCAGTGAGAAAAAGGAAGACGACAAGCAGGGCGACGCGAAGCCTGACGACAAAAAAGACAGCGACAAGGATAGCATTCTGCCGGACAGCCTTGTCAGCTCGATGGGCTCTGGGTTCATCATCGATCCGCAGGGACTCATCGTGACCAACAACCACGTGATTGCCGATGCCGTGAATATCCGCGTTCACCTGCAGGACGGCACGCTGTTGAAGGCCGAGCTCGTTGGCCATGACGCGAAGACGGATATTGCTGTGATCCGGGTGAAGCCCGATCACGAGCTGCCCGCAGTCACCTTTGCTGACAGTGAGAAGGCCCGCATCGGACAATGGGTGATGGCGATCGGCAATCCATTCGGGCTGGGCGGCTCGGTTTCGCTCGGCATCATTTCGGCGCGCGGGCGTAATATCAACCAGGGCCCCTATGACGATTATTTCCAGACGGATGCGGCCATCAACAAGGGCAATTCCGGCGGACCATTGTTCGACATGCAAGGCAATGTGGTGGGCGTGAACACCGCAATCTTCTCGCCTTCGGGTGGCTCGGTCGGCATCGGTTTTTCGGTGCCTGCCAATGAGGTCAAGAATGTTGCCGACCAGCTGATCAAGTTTGGTGAAACCCGCCGCGGCTGGCTGGGCGTGAAGTTGCAGACGCTGACGCCGGACGTGGCCGAGGGCCTGGGCGATGCCAAGGCCAAGGGCGCTCTGGTGGCGGATATCACCGTGGGGGGACCTGCGGAAAAGTCAGGCCTGAAGGCCGGTGATCTGATCGAGAGCTTTGATGGGCACGATGTGAAGGACAATCGCAGCCTGCAGCGCATGGTGGGGCAAACCGCTGTGGGCAAAGAGGTTGATGTAACCGTGCTGCGGCAAGGCAAGCAGGAGCAGCTCAAGGTGACGCTGGGCCGTTTGGAGGAGGGCGAGAAGATGGCCGCCGCCCAGGAGAAGACTCCTCCGGCTGGCCCCGCTGCAGCACCCCAGCAATTGCTGGGTATGTCAGTCTCTGATCTCTCGGCAGACCTGCGCAGCAAGTTCAAGATTGATGACAAGGTGAAGGGTGCCCTGGTCACCGAGGTGACGGCCGATGGCGCCGCATCGGAGAAGGGTGTTGCCGCCGGTGATGTGATCAAGGAGATCGCAGGTCAGCCGGTCACCACTGCACAGGACGTGGCCGATGCGGTTGATGCCGCCAGCAAGGCGGGCAAGAACATCGTGATGATGCTGGTGTCACATGCCGGGCAAGACAGCGATGCGCGCTACGTGGCCTTGAAGCTGAAGAAGTAGCTCTAGTTCAGCGGCACCATCACTGGTGCCGTTGAAAGAAAGTTCAAGCCGGGGTGGGCTCGTCGTCCATCTGCGGGGGAACGGCTTGCAGCGGCGGTTTCTTGGCACCGAATACTGGCGCGCGCGGCGCACGCAGGGGCACCACGTCATCCTTGCCGTGCGGCACCATATGGGCGGGCAGGTCGCGCCGCACATGATCCGTAATGCCGCTTTCAACGACGATGTCATGGGCGCCGCCGATCAGGATGAGATGCTCCACACCGTCACGGCGCACAAGCACCAGGCGGCGCGTCTGGTCCACCTCATGATATTCGACAATGCCCAGGCGGTGGCCCTTGCGGCCGCGGCCACGGGTATTGATTTGCTTCAGCAGGAAGACGAGGATCAGCAAAGCTGCAACAACGGCTGCGGCCGCAATGATAAAGTTATAATAGGGCTGCAGGTCTGGCATCTGATACTCCTCGGCCACCGGTTGCACATGTAAGGGTTGTGAATCTAGCATAAATATCTGTGTGAACAACCAGCAGGTTGCGCTCTCGAAACTTTACCGGGGGAAGCCTTGTCTGGCCTATATTCACTGCGATTCGGGGAGCGCGATGGCTGAGGCAAATAGTACAGAGAGAAGCGGCGGGGTTTCGCCGCTCAAATATATTCTGCCTTTCGTGCTTGCCGGGCTGGTGGTTACAGGCCTCGTTGTAGGTTTTGAGCAGGACCTCATCAAGCTCACGGATGAGCAATGGAAGTACGGGTTGTGGGCTGCAGGTTCCCTTGGCCTCGTTTGGTTGTTCTCGGTTTTGCTGGCACCGTTTTTCCGTGCCGCACCTGATGCCGAAAAGCAGTTCTGCGATGCGCTGGCTGATGCAGTCCAGGACCCTTCGGTTGTCGTCGATGACAAGGGCAGGGCGGTTTATGCCAATGGGCCGTTCCTGAAGCTGGCATCGCGTGCCGGGGTCTCGCGGCTCACCGGTTTTGATGTTCTCTATGCAGGTTATCCGGATTTCGTTGAGCCGATCTATCAACTGGGACAAGCCGCGCATGATGGCAAGATTGCCGCGCGCGATCTGCGCCTGCAGCCCGGATCGTCAGCCCCCTTTGCCGAGGCTGACAAGGCGAAGTGGCTGCGCCTGACGGTTTCACCTTTGCCGCGCAATGCCAAGGGCGGGACGACGCTGTGGCGGCTCATCGACATTACCGAAGACCGGGCGCGGCAGGAGCAGGCTTTTGCGCGGTTGCAATTCATCATTTCCTATCTGGACCAGGCGCCCGTCGGGTTCTTCTCCACGCTGCCCAGTGGGTCAGTGGACTACGTGAATGCCACGCTGGCTTCGTGGCTGGGGCTGGACCTGGCGGATACGCAATCCAATGCCATGCCGATGCAGGAATTGCTGGGCGATGAGGCCACCAAGGTGCTGGGCGCCGTGACACCGGTGCAGGGCGACCACCGCATCGACAAGTTCACGCTGCCGATCAAGAAGCGCAACGGGCAGGTGGAGATTTTCAATTTCATCAACCGTGCCGATTTCGACGCCGAGGGCAAGCCCTTGCCGACGCGCTGCATGGTGATGCGCAAGGAGCCGGGCAGCATGGAAGCCGCCGACCTTGCGGCCAGCAAGGCGCAGCTGATGGCCACTGTGCCGATCGGCATGGCCGAGATCGACAACAAGGGCCGCCTGCAGAATGCCAATGGGCAGTTCCTGAATTTCTCGACGTCCCTAGCGCGCGGCGTGGTGCTGACTGACTTGGTGGATAATGAAAGTGCCACGCGCATCGGCAAGTTCATGCAGGAATCCGGTGGAAAGGCAGCCGAGAACTTCCAACTGGATTGCAATTTCAAGGGCGACGGCCAGCGCAGCGCGCATCTGACCCTGAGCCGCACAGTGGAAGGCTATTCGGTTTTCGCCATCGACAAGACCGAAAGCAAATTGTTGGAAGCGCAACTGGCGCAGAGCCAGAAGATGCAGGCCATCGGGCAGTTGTCATCCGGACTGGCGCATGACTTCAACAACATGCTGACCCCGATCATCGGGTTTGCCGATATACTCTTGACCAAGCTGCGACCGACCGATCCGTCCTTCCAGGATGTGATGAGCATCAAGCAGAATGCCATCCGTGCCGCTGGCCTGGTGCGCCAGTTGCTGGCTTTCTCGCGCAAGCAAACCATGCAGCCCAAGGTCTATGATCTTTCGGATTCCATGGCAGATCTGCACGTGCTGCTGAGACGCGTAGTGGGCGACAAGGTGGACCTTTCGCTCAACCATGGCCGCGACCTGTGGCCGGTCTATGTTGATATCCACCAGATGGAACAGGTGGTGGTGAACCTGGCGAGCAATGCGCGCGATGCCATGCCGCAAGGCGGCAAGATGACATTGTCTACCTACAATCTGCCTGCCGACCAGTCGCAGACGATCGGCCATGTTCTGCCGGTGGCGGATTACGTGGTGGTGCAATCGACCGACACGGGCCAGGGCATTCCCAGCGACGTGTTGAACAAGATCTTTGACCCGTTCTTCACCACCAAGGATGTAGGCAAGGGCACGGGCCTTGGCCTTTCGATGGTCTATGGCTTCGTCAAGCAATCCGGCGGTTTCATTTACTGCGACAGTGAAGTCGGCAAGGGCACAACGTTCCGCATTTTCCTGCCGCGCGTCGAGCCGCAGGTGGCGGCACAGGCCGAAGCGCAAAAGCCAGTCGAAGTCGAAGCCAAGCGTGAGGACTTCTCGGGCCGTGGCCGCATCCTGATCGTGGAAGACGAAGATTCGGTGCGCGCCTTTGCGGCCCGTGCACTCACGTCACGCGGCTATACGGTGATCGAAGCTTCGAGCGGCGAGATGGGGCTGGAAATCATCGATGCCGACAAGGATGGCTTTGAGCTGATTCTGTCGGACGTGGTGATGCCGGAAATGGATGGGCCCACCATGCTGAAGGAATTGCGCAAGCGTGAATATGGCGCGAAGTTCATCTTCATGTCCGGCTATGCTGAAGACGCTTTCGAAAAGAACCTGGATGGAGCCAATGATTTCGGCTTTATCCAGAAGCCTTTCACGCTGAAACAGCTGGTGGAAAAAGTGAAAGGCGAGATGGGCTGAGGCCCGCCGTTTTCCGGAACCAAAGCTAGGCCACAACGTTGTTCTGCAAGCCAAGAAGCATCGCTTGCAGGAGCATCATGACAGATACGATTTTTGAAGCGAGGCGGCATCCTCGCGAGAGCATGGAAGCTGTACGCGCGTCCTATTTGCCCGTTCCGCAACGCAGCGCGATTGCGGTTTATCTTTCGGGTCTGCTGCTTGCCGCACCGTTGGTATGTTTCACCGGCGCGTTGCTGGCGGATATCGCCTATGTCAAAACATTCGATATTGAGTGGTCGAATTTCGCGGCCTGGCCTCTGGCTTTCGGCATGGTGTTTCTGGCTGTATTGCTCCTAGCAGGCGTTGTACGGTTTCTGATCAGCCTGCGGCGGCGCAAGCGCATGTCGCGCTGGCTCTACGCGATTGCCATTCTTGCGGCAGCTGCGGTCGGCCTGTTCGACAATTTCATTCACACACATGATGGCTGGACTTCGGTGTGGCCTACGGGGATCGCTCTTTCAGCGGCCACCGTAGCACTGCTGGTGCTGGCGCTCATGTTCAAGCTTGCGTCTCTGTTCAGAAATTCCGTGGGAGTTGCGTCATGAATTTCCCCACGCTCAAGATTGCGACTTTCTCTGCGGCGCTGTTGGTGCTTTCGCCGCTTCACGCTGAGACGTTCGACCGTTCATCACAAATGGGGCCTAATCCATTTCTGCCAGAGCCGAACTCCTATCTCATACCACCGATGAAAGTGGCCAAGCCCATTGGCTGGCAAAATGGCGAGACGCCTTCGGTGCCCGATGGATTTAAGATTGAGGCGCTGGGTTCCGGCCTCGTGCATCCGCGCCAACCCTATGTGCTGCCCAATGGCGATATCCTGGTGGTGGAATCCAATGGGCCTGGCCTCGAAAAAATAAAGCGTCCCAAGACGGTTGTAATGGGGCTGGTCATGGGATCGGCCGGTGCCAAAGAGAAAACCGAAAACCGCATCAGCATCATTCATGACGGCAAGGCTTCGGTTTTCCTCAATGGGCTGTACTCACCCTTCGGCGTGGTGCTGGTGGGCAATGATCTCTATGTGGCCAACACTGATGCCATCATGCGCTATGCCTATCGCGATGGTGACCTGCGCATTACCGAGCAGGGCCAAAAGCTGACCGATTTGCCGGGCGGCCCCATCGACCATCACTGGACCAAAAGCCTCACCGCCAGTCCTGATGGCAGCAAGCTCTATGTCGGCATCGGCTCCAACAGCAATGTGATGGAGAATGGTGCCGGCGCTGAGCTTGACCGTGCACAGATCTGGGAAGTGGATCGCGCCACTGGTGCGCACCGCACCTTCGCCTCCGGCCTGCGCAATCCCAACGGCCTCACCTTCTATCCCGGCTCGCAAACGCTTTGGGCGGTGATCAATGAGCGCGACGAGCTGGGGCCGGATCTGGTGCCGGACTATATGACCTCGGTGAAGGAGGGGGCGTTCTACGGCTGGCCCTACAGCTATTACGGTCAGCATGTTGATCCACGCGTAATGCCCCAGAAGCCGGAGCTTGTCGCTTCCGCCATTCCACCCGACTATGCGCTGAGCTCACATGTGGCGCCGCTGGGCTTGGCCTTTGATCCGGGCGGCAACTTCCCCGACAGATATAAAGGCGGTGCCTTTGTCGGAGAACACGGCAGCTGGGACCGTGATGAGTTCAATGGCTATCAAGTGGGCTTCATTGCATTTGAGAGCGGCAAGCCCACAGGCAAGGTGGAACCCTTCGTCACCGGTTTCTTGAATGATGCCCAGGAGGCACGTGGCAGACCGGTGGGCGTAGCCTTCGACAAGAGTGGCGCACTAATTATTGCCGATGATCTGGGCAACAAGGTGTGGCGGGTGAGTGCTGGGAAGTGATTAGCTGTTGGAGGTGAGCGCCTTTTGACGGCGCAATTCCCGCCAGGAATTCCATATCCCCTTCACGCAGCGCGGCACGGATGAGAAATGGCCCTGGCCCAGCTCGAGGGTGAGCGCCATGACATATTTCCGGAAGACCAGATTGCAGATGCGCAGCTCGCGCTCGCCACTGGTTTTCACGCCAGCGGGGCGGTTGGCCAAGGTCTCGCTGAACACTTCGGCCCAGAGGATTTCCCAGTCACGGTGGCGCCGGTGCAAATGCGGCTCCTGGCTGGGCAGCGTCTTCATGAACTGGACGCGGAAAGTGACGGGATCGCCCTTGAGGTGAAGCCAGGCCCCGCCATAGGAGAGCGCTGCGAACAGGCCCACATCATGGCCGGTGGCAATGTGTTCCGGAAAACCACCTGAGGCCGCGAAGGCCGGCGCGCGGATCACGCTGGAAGACGCAATGCCCGCACCATTGCGCAGGAAATACCAAAGCGGATCTTGCTCCAGATCGGCGGTGGAATTGAGCTGGGTCTTGCCGCTGTCCATGAGTTCAAATTTCCGGTCGGCGGTGGCGACGACTGCGCCGGGATGGGCCTGAAGGCCGGCTATGGCGCGGGCCAGGAAATCGGTGGGCCAGAGATCATCTGAATCGAGAAAGGTGACGAAATCAGCCTTGGTCTTCTGTTGTGCGAAGCCGAAATTGCGCGCGGCGGCGGCACCTTTGTTGGGAACGCTGATCAGGCGGGCGGGCAGGGCCGCGTGGCCCTTGAGCCATTCAGCAATGGCAGCAGGGGTGGAATCAGTCGATCCATCATCGATGATGATGATTTCATCCGGCTGGCGGCTCTGGTTGCGGACAGATTCAAGCGTCTCAATGACAAGCTGAGACCGGTTGAACACCGGCATGACCAGCAGGACACGAGCGTGTGCCTTGTTTGCGATTTTCTTTATCAAAGATTTCCCCAGCCCCGGGCGTGACTTAGGCGGTTTAGCCCGCATTGCTCCGTTTGGCCCGCCAAAAATTGATGCAGGTTATGCCGGGCAGAAACGGAGAGCCGCATGCAGTAGTTCAACTTATGAATTCAACATGCTGATGTTATAGGCGAAATATAATTTTTGAAGACGTTGTTGACTTCAGAACTAAACTAGAACATACAAGCAACAGAACGGAACTTTCAACAATCCGTTCTTCCGGTTCACAGTCCGGACATTTGTGGGATAAGAGGAGAAGCGAAATGGCGCAAACGAATCTGAAGGTTGTTGAAAATATGGGTTCTGACAAGAGCAAGGCTTTGGAGGCTGCACTCAGCCAGATCGAGCGTGCCTTCGGCAAAGGCTCCATCATGAAGCTGGGGGCCAATCAGGCGCTCGAAATTGAAGCTATTTCAACCGGTTCGTTGAGCCTTGATATTGCCCTTGGCATTGGTGGCCTGCCGCGCGGCCGCGTTATTGAAATTTATGGGCCGGAATCTTCCGGCAAGACCACGCTGGCTCTGCAGACCATTGCTGAATCCCAAAAGCGTGGCGGCATCTGCGCCTTTGTCGATGCCGAGCATGCCATGGATCCGGTCTATGCCAAGAAGCTGGGCGTGAATATCGACGACCTGCTGATCTCGCAGCCCGACACGGGCGAGCAGGCGCTGGAAATCGCCGACACGCTGGTGCGCTCCGGTGCCATTGAAATCCTGGTGATCGACTCGGTTGCCGCCCTGACGCCCAAGGCCGAACTGGAAGGCGAAATGGGCGACAGCTTGCCCGGTCTGCAGGCCCGCCTGATGAGCCAGGCGCTGCGCAAGCTCACAGCGTCGATCTCCAAATCCAATTGCATGGTGATCTTCATCAACCAGATCCGCATGAAGATCGGTGTGATGTTCGGCTCGCCCGAAACCACCACCGGCGGCAATGCGCTGAAGTTCTATGCCTCGGTGCGCCTTGATATCCGCCGCATCGGTGCCATCAAGGACCGTGAAGAAGTGGTGGGCAACCAGACCCGCGTGAAGGTGGTCAAGAACAAGGTGGCGCCGCCCTTCAAGATGGTGGAATTCGACATCATGTATGGCGAGGGCATTTCGAAAGTGGGCGAACTCGTTGACCTTGGCGTCACCGCCGGTGTGGTTGAGAAGTCCGGCTCCTGGTATTCCTATGATGGTGAACGCATCGGTCAGGGCAGGGACAATGCCAAGGTTTTCCTGAAGCAGCATCCCGACATGGCCAACAAGATTGAAGCTGCCATCCGCGCCAATGCAGGCTTGATCGCCGCCAAGATCACCGATGGCTCGATCAAGGAAGATGATGGCGAAGCCGAGTAAGGTTTAGCCCTCCACATAACATACCCTTTCCGGCCCCTGTTGGGCCGGGTCCCTGGCAGGATTGCCCCACAACCCATCCCTGCCTGACTGTGAAGCCGTCATGCCCAGTTGGCATGACGGCTTATTTTTGGCTGGCACTCCCGTCACATAGAATCTGGACGTTTGGGATTTCAGGCTTTAAGAGGACGCAACCTCACATTCAGCCTGCTTAGAGTTCCCATGACTGGTCTTGCGCAAATCCGTTCCACCTTCCTCGATTTCTACAAAAAGCAGGGTCACGAAATTGTACCCTCATCGCCGTTGGTGCCGCGCAATGACCCGACTTTGATGTTCGCCAATTCGGGCATGGTGCAATTCAAGAACGTATTTACCGGGGCGGA
This genomic interval from Aestuariivirga litoralis contains the following:
- a CDS encoding thymidylate synthase — protein: MQQYLDLMRHVRAHGAVKTDRTGTGTLSVFGHQMRFDLAQGFPLVTTKKLHLRSIIYELLWFIRGETNIKYLHDNKVTIWDEWADKNGDLGPVYGAQWRSWPARDGSTIDQLANVIQMIKTKPDSRRLMVTAWNPSDVDKMALPPCHCLFQFYVADGKLSCQLYQRSADIFLGVPFNIASYALLTHMVAHVTGLKAGDFVHTLGDAHIYSNHMEQAELQLSRDPRPLPKLVIKRQVERIEDFQFDDFAFLDYTPHAAIAAEVAV
- a CDS encoding CPBP family intramembrane glutamic endopeptidase, translating into MLGEDFTKARSSWLYPREPQQNFWRALLIGVGVFVAYQLLQGVLALAIYLVAFHGGLGELSGMVGSGNSTTTSPTQALMYKSGLLSIFPSGVIVAALVLYLSQFGLPGRMGKLPVEWPKINFLGWALIVVGFILVMLFAASGVFQALGLDPSAYEVSSKGLSDTASKAGIIEKTLADMANDPLLLGFGALSAIIGAPLAEEFLFRGLLFAGIAKTRAGWPGAVLISAGTWAVAHAFGAPWIFVGVIFGMGLILGLLMLRFGSLWVTIACHTAWNVLVTLPMFSLGSHT
- a CDS encoding GNAT family N-acetyltransferase; protein product: MAQKGDGQIILDMTRVLALHHGWPERVTATAEDFERHLFGDNPIINALIAMVDGQPAGAAIWHRSFSTNRGAEIAYLEDLTVLPDFRKRGVGKALMQAVARAVSERGIPAIWWQAEGWNENALKFYEGLGAEGHGNVVVWSLKGDELQKLGGEA
- a CDS encoding dihydrofolate reductase, which produces MSGIIALVYAVSRNGVIGLDGGLPWRLPSDLKHFKAVTLGKPVIMGRKTWDSLPKKPLPGRANIVITRARGWQAEGALVAHDADQAVALAGDAPEICVIGGAEIFKVFLPLANRIYLTRVFDDVAGDTFMPEIDGKHWVELETRRFEKGPNDSAAFETVTYERRT
- a CDS encoding Do family serine endopeptidase, with protein sequence MVSLAALMLAAVPMSFTPARAQSATTVQMLPDVADLVDKLLPSVVEISVQSKDPDKAGGEAAPDNNPFKDFFDEFLKRKKGAPDQGQSDKDAKPDDQGKAPDGSEKKEDDKQGDAKPDDKKDSDKDSILPDSLVSSMGSGFIIDPQGLIVTNNHVIADAVNIRVHLQDGTLLKAELVGHDAKTDIAVIRVKPDHELPAVTFADSEKARIGQWVMAIGNPFGLGGSVSLGIISARGRNINQGPYDDYFQTDAAINKGNSGGPLFDMQGNVVGVNTAIFSPSGGSVGIGFSVPANEVKNVADQLIKFGETRRGWLGVKLQTLTPDVAEGLGDAKAKGALVADITVGGPAEKSGLKAGDLIESFDGHDVKDNRSLQRMVGQTAVGKEVDVTVLRQGKQEQLKVTLGRLEEGEKMAAAQEKTPPAGPAAAPQQLLGMSVSDLSADLRSKFKIDDKVKGALVTEVTADGAASEKGVAAGDVIKEIAGQPVTTAQDVADAVDAASKAGKNIVMMLVSHAGQDSDARYVALKLKK
- a CDS encoding flagellar biosynthetic protein FliO, translating into MPDLQPYYNFIIAAAAVVAALLILVFLLKQINTRGRGRKGHRLGIVEYHEVDQTRRLVLVRRDGVEHLILIGGAHDIVVESGITDHVRRDLPAHMVPHGKDDVVPLRAPRAPVFGAKKPPLQAVPPQMDDEPTPA
- a CDS encoding hybrid sensor histidine kinase/response regulator, giving the protein MAEANSTERSGGVSPLKYILPFVLAGLVVTGLVVGFEQDLIKLTDEQWKYGLWAAGSLGLVWLFSVLLAPFFRAAPDAEKQFCDALADAVQDPSVVVDDKGRAVYANGPFLKLASRAGVSRLTGFDVLYAGYPDFVEPIYQLGQAAHDGKIAARDLRLQPGSSAPFAEADKAKWLRLTVSPLPRNAKGGTTLWRLIDITEDRARQEQAFARLQFIISYLDQAPVGFFSTLPSGSVDYVNATLASWLGLDLADTQSNAMPMQELLGDEATKVLGAVTPVQGDHRIDKFTLPIKKRNGQVEIFNFINRADFDAEGKPLPTRCMVMRKEPGSMEAADLAASKAQLMATVPIGMAEIDNKGRLQNANGQFLNFSTSLARGVVLTDLVDNESATRIGKFMQESGGKAAENFQLDCNFKGDGQRSAHLTLSRTVEGYSVFAIDKTESKLLEAQLAQSQKMQAIGQLSSGLAHDFNNMLTPIIGFADILLTKLRPTDPSFQDVMSIKQNAIRAAGLVRQLLAFSRKQTMQPKVYDLSDSMADLHVLLRRVVGDKVDLSLNHGRDLWPVYVDIHQMEQVVVNLASNARDAMPQGGKMTLSTYNLPADQSQTIGHVLPVADYVVVQSTDTGQGIPSDVLNKIFDPFFTTKDVGKGTGLGLSMVYGFVKQSGGFIYCDSEVGKGTTFRIFLPRVEPQVAAQAEAQKPVEVEAKREDFSGRGRILIVEDEDSVRAFAARALTSRGYTVIEASSGEMGLEIIDADKDGFELILSDVVMPEMDGPTMLKELRKREYGAKFIFMSGYAEDAFEKNLDGANDFGFIQKPFTLKQLVEKVKGEMG
- a CDS encoding DUF2231 domain-containing protein is translated as MTDTIFEARRHPRESMEAVRASYLPVPQRSAIAVYLSGLLLAAPLVCFTGALLADIAYVKTFDIEWSNFAAWPLAFGMVFLAVLLLAGVVRFLISLRRRKRMSRWLYAIAILAAAAVGLFDNFIHTHDGWTSVWPTGIALSAATVALLVLALMFKLASLFRNSVGVAS
- a CDS encoding PQQ-dependent sugar dehydrogenase codes for the protein MNFPTLKIATFSAALLVLSPLHAETFDRSSQMGPNPFLPEPNSYLIPPMKVAKPIGWQNGETPSVPDGFKIEALGSGLVHPRQPYVLPNGDILVVESNGPGLEKIKRPKTVVMGLVMGSAGAKEKTENRISIIHDGKASVFLNGLYSPFGVVLVGNDLYVANTDAIMRYAYRDGDLRITEQGQKLTDLPGGPIDHHWTKSLTASPDGSKLYVGIGSNSNVMENGAGAELDRAQIWEVDRATGAHRTFASGLRNPNGLTFYPGSQTLWAVINERDELGPDLVPDYMTSVKEGAFYGWPYSYYGQHVDPRVMPQKPELVASAIPPDYALSSHVAPLGLAFDPGGNFPDRYKGGAFVGEHGSWDRDEFNGYQVGFIAFESGKPTGKVEPFVTGFLNDAQEARGRPVGVAFDKSGALIIADDLGNKVWRVSAGK
- a CDS encoding glycosyltransferase family 2 protein; its protein translation is MIKKIANKAHARVLLVMPVFNRSQLVIETLESVRNQSRQPDEIIIIDDGSTDSTPAAIAEWLKGHAALPARLISVPNKGAAAARNFGFAQQKTKADFVTFLDSDDLWPTDFLARAIAGLQAHPGAVVATADRKFELMDSGKTQLNSTADLEQDPLWYFLRNGAGIASSSVIRAPAFAASGGFPEHIATGHDVGLFAALSYGGAWLHLKGDPVTFRVQFMKTLPSQEPHLHRRHRDWEILWAEVFSETLANRPAGVKTSGERELRICNLVFRKYVMALTLELGQGHFSSVPRCVKGIWNSWRELRRQKALTSNS